Proteins from a single region of Planctomycetia bacterium:
- the rpsC gene encoding 30S ribosomal protein S3, giving the protein MGQKVNPIGFRTGIMCGWKSRWYASKKEFAGLLVEDHKIRKFVKGRKEKFGKPMYPAIAKIEIERTRDEVKVVLFSARPGIIIGRKGEKVEELQNELQRLVGRRINIKIEEINRPEIQAQLVAEDIAEQLAKRSSFRRTMKRSIEQSMEAGAKGIKVQLAGRLGGSEMSRREKQIAGAMPLSTLRAKIDYGFTEAKTAQGHIGVQVWINQGMYEEGEIYGADAQEGQAPKKPKRTYKR; this is encoded by the coding sequence ATGGGTCAAAAGGTCAATCCAATCGGATTTCGCACCGGCATCATGTGCGGGTGGAAGAGCCGTTGGTATGCGTCGAAGAAGGAATTCGCCGGTCTGCTGGTGGAAGACCACAAGATTCGGAAGTTCGTTAAGGGTCGCAAGGAAAAGTTCGGAAAGCCGATGTATCCGGCGATCGCGAAGATTGAGATCGAGCGAACTCGGGACGAAGTGAAGGTGGTGCTGTTCTCGGCTCGGCCGGGCATCATCATCGGTCGCAAGGGAGAGAAGGTCGAAGAGCTGCAGAACGAACTGCAACGCCTGGTCGGCCGACGCATCAACATCAAGATCGAGGAGATCAATCGTCCGGAAATTCAGGCGCAACTGGTCGCCGAGGATATCGCGGAGCAGTTGGCCAAGCGGTCCAGCTTCCGTCGGACGATGAAGCGCTCGATTGAGCAGAGCATGGAAGCGGGCGCCAAGGGCATCAAGGTGCAGTTGGCGGGTCGCCTCGGCGGTTCAGAAATGTCCCGTCGCGAAAAGCAGATCGCCGGAGCGATGCCATTGTCAACGCTCCGCGCGAAGATCGATTACGGTTTCACTGAAGCAAAGACCGCACAGGGACACATCGGGGTCCAGGTGTGGATCAATCAAGGCATGTACGAAGAGGGTGAGATCTATGGCGCTGATGCCCAAGAGGGTCAAGCACCGAAAAAGCCAAAGAGGACGTATAAGAGGTGA
- the rplV gene encoding 50S ribosomal protein L22 produces the protein MPYHAIYRNIRISARKVRPIADLIRGKFADEALDILKYQPQRGARLLEKVLKSALGNAEDRHERRVDELVVVDARVDAGPMFKRIRPRARGMAFQIKKRTAHIRVAVDRLDNT, from the coding sequence ATGCCATACCACGCCATCTATCGCAACATCCGCATCAGCGCCCGTAAAGTGCGCCCGATCGCGGATTTGATTCGCGGCAAGTTTGCGGACGAAGCGCTCGACATCTTGAAGTACCAGCCGCAGCGCGGAGCGCGGTTGCTGGAGAAGGTGTTGAAGAGCGCCTTGGGCAACGCCGAGGACCGTCACGAGCGTCGCGTTGATGAATTGGTGGTCGTCGACGCTCGCGTCGACGCGGGGCCGATGTTCAAGCGGATTCGTCCGCGAGCACGCGGCATGGCGTTTCAGATCAAGAAGCGGACCGCGCACATCCGTGTGGCAGTCGATCGTTTGGACAACACCTAG
- the rpsS gene encoding 30S ribosomal protein S19, which produces MGRSLKKGPFVDPKLYEKVDAQEQAGTKNPIKTWARRCTIVPEFVGHTFMVHNGKLHIKVFVTEDMVGHKLGEFSPTRTFRGHGGKTKKAER; this is translated from the coding sequence ATGGGACGTTCGCTTAAAAAGGGCCCGTTCGTCGATCCGAAGCTCTACGAGAAGGTAGACGCCCAGGAGCAGGCGGGAACCAAGAATCCGATCAAGACCTGGGCGCGCCGTTGCACCATCGTGCCGGAGTTCGTCGGTCACACGTTCATGGTGCATAACGGCAAGCTGCACATCAAAGTATTCGTCACCGAGGACATGGTCGGGCATAAGCTCGGCGAGTTTTCCCCGACCCGGACGTTCCGCGGTCACGGTGGGAAGACGAAGAAGGCCGAGAGGTAG
- the rplB gene encoding 50S ribosomal protein L2 codes for MGIRKYNPVTPGRRGASVSDFADLTPGAKPLKALSRPKKRGSGRNNQGVITARHRGGGHKRNYRVIDFRRQKDGIPARVDSIQYDPNRSARIALLHYADGDKCYILAPAGLKAGDQLMNGPEAPPAVGNCMPLRNIPLGATIHNIELRAGRGGVLCRSAGSSAVLAARDADWAQINLPSGEIRRVPSACRATMGAIGNADHMNIVIGKAGRNRWKGRRPHVRGTAMNPIDHPHGGGEGRTKGGRHPVSPTGKLAKGGHTRKPRKYSNTAIVRRRKSRRYGQLKIH; via the coding sequence ATGGGAATTCGCAAATACAACCCGGTTACGCCAGGCCGCCGCGGGGCGAGCGTGAGCGACTTCGCGGACCTGACTCCAGGCGCCAAGCCGCTCAAGGCCTTGTCCCGTCCGAAGAAGCGTGGCTCCGGTCGCAACAATCAGGGCGTGATCACCGCGCGGCATCGCGGCGGCGGTCACAAGCGGAACTATCGCGTCATCGACTTCCGTCGCCAGAAGGACGGCATTCCGGCGCGCGTCGATTCGATTCAGTACGATCCGAATCGCAGCGCCCGCATCGCCTTGTTGCACTACGCCGACGGCGACAAGTGCTACATCCTGGCGCCCGCCGGACTCAAGGCCGGCGATCAATTGATGAACGGCCCCGAGGCCCCGCCGGCAGTCGGAAACTGCATGCCGCTGCGGAACATCCCGCTGGGCGCCACGATTCACAACATCGAACTTCGGGCGGGCCGCGGCGGCGTGCTGTGCCGCTCGGCCGGGTCGAGCGCCGTGCTGGCGGCTCGCGATGCCGACTGGGCGCAGATCAACTTGCCAAGCGGTGAAATTCGCCGCGTGCCCAGTGCCTGTCGGGCCACGATGGGCGCCATCGGCAACGCCGATCACATGAACATCGTGATTGGCAAGGCCGGACGCAATCGTTGGAAAGGTCGTCGCCCGCACGTTCGCGGTACGGCGATGAATCCGATTGACCATCCGCACGGTGGTGGTGAAGGCCGCACGAAGGGCGGGCGGCATCCGGTCAGCCCGACCGGCAAGCTGGCCAAGGGCGGACACACCCGCAAGCCGAGAAAATACAGCAACACAGCGATCGTGCGTCGGCGCAAGTCGCGCCGTTACGGTCAGTTGAAGATTCACTAG
- the rplW gene encoding 50S ribosomal protein L23, protein MAEEAATSKGSLLQPHQVIVRPLVTEKGMHRATRHNAYAFEVSRLATKADVRRAVEELFNVKVLEVRTQNRKGKPRRARFRQGNTADWKKAIVKLHAEHRINLF, encoded by the coding sequence ATGGCTGAGGAAGCCGCGACATCCAAAGGCAGCCTGTTGCAACCGCACCAGGTGATTGTCCGTCCCCTGGTGACGGAAAAGGGTATGCATCGCGCCACGCGCCACAATGCCTACGCGTTCGAGGTCAGCCGCCTCGCGACGAAGGCCGATGTGCGCCGGGCGGTCGAGGAATTGTTCAACGTGAAGGTGTTGGAAGTGCGGACGCAAAACCGCAAGGGCAAGCCGCGTCGGGCGCGCTTCCGCCAAGGCAACACGGCAGATTGGAAGAAGGCGATCGTCAAGCTGCACGCCGAGCATCGGATCAATTTGTTCTAG
- the rplD gene encoding 50S ribosomal protein L4, which yields MPSIPIFDRTGKEVGAYDIAPEDLAPRINKQLLHDAVVMYQANLRQGTFKTKSRTEVAGTTKKMYRQKGTGNARAGSRRSNIRRGGGHAKQKRPRDFGYRLPRKALQLATRMALASKLRDNQVVVIDQLSLAAPRTKDVAGVLRALKLNDTTLLLATAAYDANVYKSARNIEGVKVSAVADLNALCLLQSRKLLVTKDALDAFKARVPAAKQA from the coding sequence ATGCCCAGCATTCCCATTTTCGATCGCACAGGCAAAGAGGTCGGCGCGTATGACATCGCGCCGGAAGACCTCGCGCCGCGCATCAACAAGCAACTGTTGCACGACGCCGTGGTGATGTACCAGGCGAACCTGCGGCAGGGTACGTTCAAGACCAAAAGCCGCACCGAGGTCGCCGGCACGACCAAGAAGATGTATCGCCAAAAGGGCACGGGCAACGCCCGAGCCGGTTCGCGGCGGTCCAATATTCGTCGCGGCGGCGGTCATGCGAAACAGAAACGGCCGCGCGACTTCGGTTACCGGCTGCCGCGCAAGGCGCTGCAGTTGGCAACCCGGATGGCGCTGGCCTCGAAGTTGAGAGACAATCAGGTGGTGGTGATCGACCAGTTGTCGCTGGCGGCCCCGCGGACGAAGGACGTGGCGGGCGTTCTCAGGGCGCTCAAATTGAACGACACCACGTTGCTGCTGGCCACCGCCGCCTACGATGCAAACGTCTACAAGTCGGCTCGCAATATCGAAGGCGTGAAAGTTTCGGCTGTGGCCGACCTGAACGCCCTCTGCTTGTTGCAGTCGCGGAAGTTGTTGGTCACCAAGGACGCGCTCGACGCCTTCAAGGCTCGCGTGCCGGCCGCGAAGCAAGCATAG
- the rplC gene encoding 50S ribosomal protein L3 has translation MPIGLLGRKVGMTQIFDEAGAAIQVTVIEAGPCHVLQVRSVEKDGYEAVQLGFLNKPRRLAARSERGHVAKLDSKRQKARAQAGVAALAKADCEPKRFIREIRGPVGELAVGQEVAVGVFEGIKSVDVIGFSRGRGTGGVMERHGFKGQRATHGVKKCHRHAGSTGNRTFPGRLFKGHKMAGRYGDERCTMRNLKVVRVDGEQNLLLVRGPVPGPPGSYVIIRQTNKL, from the coding sequence ATGCCCATTGGATTACTCGGCCGTAAGGTCGGGATGACTCAGATTTTCGACGAAGCCGGCGCGGCGATTCAGGTAACCGTCATCGAGGCGGGTCCCTGTCACGTCCTGCAGGTCCGGTCGGTCGAGAAAGACGGCTATGAGGCCGTGCAATTGGGCTTTCTGAACAAGCCGCGTCGTTTAGCGGCCCGCAGTGAGCGTGGTCATGTTGCCAAGCTGGATAGTAAGCGTCAAAAGGCCCGCGCCCAAGCCGGCGTGGCTGCTCTCGCCAAAGCCGATTGCGAGCCGAAGCGATTTATCCGCGAAATCCGCGGTCCCGTCGGTGAGTTGGCGGTTGGCCAAGAGGTCGCCGTCGGCGTCTTCGAGGGAATTAAGAGCGTCGATGTGATTGGCTTCTCCCGCGGTCGTGGTACCGGCGGTGTGATGGAGCGTCACGGGTTCAAAGGTCAGCGTGCCACGCACGGCGTGAAGAAGTGCCATCGCCATGCGGGCAGCACCGGTAACCGCACATTCCCGGGGCGTCTCTTCAAGGGCCACAAGATGGCCGGTCGCTATGGCGACGAGCGCTGCACGATGCGAAATCTCAAGGTAGTGCGGGTCGACGGCGAGCAGAACTTGCTGTTGGTCCGCGGCCCCGTACCGGGCCCGCCGGGCAGTTACGTGATCATTCGCCAGACGAACAAGCTGTAG
- the rpsJ gene encoding 30S ribosomal protein S10 translates to MSGHTSEVIRIRMEAYDHSVLDQSAAEIVDTAKRTGSEVHGPIPLPTRIERYTVLSGPHVDKKARQQFEIRTHKRLIDIVQATAKTIEALNKLSLPAGVDIKIKASARH, encoded by the coding sequence GTGTCTGGACACACGAGCGAAGTGATCCGAATTCGAATGGAGGCCTACGACCATTCGGTTCTCGATCAGAGCGCTGCTGAAATCGTCGATACGGCCAAGCGCACCGGTTCGGAAGTGCATGGGCCCATCCCGTTGCCGACACGGATCGAGCGCTATACGGTGCTGTCCGGTCCGCACGTGGACAAGAAGGCTCGCCAGCAGTTTGAGATTCGGACGCACAAGCGTCTGATCGACATTGTGCAGGCGACTGCCAAGACGATCGAGGCCCTGAATAAGCTTAGTTTGCCCGCGGGCGTTGACATCAAGATCAAGGCTTCGGCGCGGCACTAG
- a CDS encoding HEAT repeat domain-containing protein: protein MTEISGNSERFSPDDALPKVTPPSAKFLIPLFVIPFCIVTIIVLVWALFSWLAQQGGDPRIDIDALARDNAFRWQAAHNLADALRNPRHAELREDHAAAGKVAEILKGELAKPLSLEEEARGREVNLQMFLCRALGEFHVTDGVSVLIEAARPSEGNVDEQANRLPVRLAALEAMAVLLGTAHDQHADSTWAAVPEQLLPSLLTAADYRLDDPAHQDEATQVRMRAAFNLGLEGSPTALARLERLLVDPSPDVRYNAAAGLARNGDVRSIPLLCDMLDPAITEGVQAETVAEAQPAKRLMIYETALQAIDKLAELNTQADLAPVLAALERLANTSSASDQVRVAAKELAEKLATRPPIR, encoded by the coding sequence ATGACCGAAATCTCGGGCAACTCCGAGCGATTTTCCCCCGACGACGCCCTGCCAAAGGTCACGCCCCCCAGCGCGAAATTCCTGATTCCGCTGTTCGTCATCCCGTTCTGCATCGTCACGATTATCGTCCTGGTCTGGGCGCTTTTCAGTTGGCTGGCCCAACAGGGGGGCGACCCGCGGATCGATATCGACGCCCTGGCCCGCGACAACGCGTTTCGCTGGCAAGCGGCGCACAATCTGGCCGACGCCTTGCGCAATCCCCGACACGCCGAGCTGCGAGAAGACCACGCGGCGGCCGGCAAAGTGGCGGAGATTCTGAAAGGCGAGTTGGCGAAACCGCTCTCGCTGGAAGAGGAAGCCCGGGGCCGCGAGGTCAATCTACAGATGTTTCTCTGCCGCGCTCTCGGTGAGTTTCACGTCACCGACGGCGTCTCCGTGCTGATCGAGGCGGCTCGTCCGTCGGAAGGCAACGTCGACGAACAAGCGAATCGTCTTCCAGTGAGACTGGCTGCGCTCGAAGCGATGGCCGTGCTGTTGGGCACTGCGCATGACCAACACGCCGATTCCACTTGGGCCGCCGTTCCGGAGCAACTCTTGCCGAGTCTTTTGACCGCGGCGGATTATCGCCTCGACGATCCCGCACACCAGGACGAAGCAACGCAAGTTCGCATGCGCGCCGCGTTCAATCTTGGGCTCGAAGGGAGTCCCACTGCGCTCGCCCGCTTGGAACGTTTGCTCGTCGATCCCAGTCCCGACGTGCGCTACAACGCGGCGGCCGGACTGGCGCGCAACGGCGATGTGCGCTCGATCCCGCTGTTGTGCGACATGCTCGACCCGGCGATCACCGAAGGAGTGCAAGCGGAAACCGTCGCCGAAGCGCAACCGGCGAAGCGCTTGATGATCTATGAGACGGCACTGCAAGCCATTGACAAGCTGGCCGAGTTAAACACGCAGGCCGATCTCGCGCCGGTGCTCGCGGCGCTTGAGCGGCTGGCCAATACCTCCTCGGCATCCGACCAGGTCCGCGTGGCGGCGAAGGAACTGGCAGAGAAGCTGGCGACGCGCCCTCCAATTAGATAG
- a CDS encoding PEP-CTERM sorting domain-containing protein, with protein sequence MTGPEAGELFWLGDEDGQAFGYNNWQPREPNAWVNENYAHVGWHAPDTWNDYTDTHSTTRNYIVEFSPVPEPSTYTLLSIGGVALALHSRRRGG encoded by the coding sequence ATGACGGGACCAGAGGCGGGCGAGTTGTTCTGGCTGGGCGATGAGGACGGGCAGGCCTTTGGTTACAACAACTGGCAGCCCCGGGAACCGAACGCTTGGGTCAACGAGAACTACGCTCACGTGGGCTGGCATGCTCCCGACACGTGGAACGACTACACCGACACGCACTCAACAACTCGAAACTATATCGTCGAGTTCTCGCCTGTCCCCGAGCCCAGCACCTACACATTGCTCAGCATCGGCGGAGTGGCTCTTGCACTCCACTCACGTCGCCGTGGGGGCTGA
- a CDS encoding PEP-CTERM sorting domain-containing protein, whose product MDHFVGASTDGSLLVGESDNGDVFQWTPASGLEPMNVPDHFTPTNISANGRFLSGYSSLNNSFVPVLLDTIGSSFLVPYLSSGKAGGTALSVSEDGKFVVGSLGFKNPADWIARASEAFRWDAGHGTIGLGDLPGGPFYSRAFDVSGDGSVVVGESISGASAANSPHQNDTEGFYWTDPTGMVGIGDLPGGPFFSVIDAVSADGSIMVGTSISDRAQEAIIYDLKHGMRPLQDVLVDKYGLANELAGWQLESAFDISADGRTVAGMARDPQGHYTAWVVTVPEPSTYALLTIGGAALAVYARQRRHRT is encoded by the coding sequence TTGGACCATTTTGTGGGCGCATCCACGGATGGCAGCCTCCTGGTTGGCGAGAGTGATAATGGAGATGTCTTCCAATGGACCCCCGCGTCCGGATTGGAACCAATGAATGTTCCAGATCATTTCACTCCGACAAACATCAGCGCGAACGGTCGTTTTCTCTCGGGTTATTCATCCCTGAACAACTCGTTTGTTCCTGTATTGTTGGACACGATCGGGTCAAGCTTTTTAGTTCCGTACCTGTCGAGCGGGAAAGCCGGTGGAACTGCGCTCAGCGTTTCGGAGGACGGCAAGTTCGTCGTGGGATCACTCGGCTTTAAAAATCCTGCGGATTGGATTGCAAGAGCCTCAGAGGCATTTCGCTGGGACGCCGGCCACGGAACCATCGGACTCGGAGACTTGCCCGGCGGACCGTTTTACAGCCGGGCGTTCGACGTTTCGGGCGACGGGTCAGTCGTGGTAGGCGAGAGCATTTCCGGGGCGTCAGCTGCAAACTCGCCGCATCAGAACGATACCGAAGGGTTTTATTGGACTGACCCCACGGGCATGGTGGGCATCGGAGATCTGCCCGGCGGACCTTTCTTCAGTGTTATCGATGCGGTGTCTGCGGATGGTTCCATCATGGTGGGGACTAGCATTTCGGATCGCGCCCAAGAAGCGATCATTTACGACTTGAAGCACGGAATGCGACCACTCCAGGATGTACTCGTCGATAAGTACGGCCTCGCCAACGAACTCGCTGGCTGGCAGCTGGAAAGCGCCTTCGACATCTCCGCCGACGGCAGGACCGTTGCTGGCATGGCCAGGGATCCTCAAGGGCATTACACAGCTTGGGTTGTGACAGTCCCCGAGCCTAGCACCTACGCCCTGCTCACGATCGGCGGAGCGGCGTTAGCGGTCTATGCGCGCCAGCGCCGTCATCGCACTTGA
- a CDS encoding lectin-like protein: MPAVATWDDARAAAESFTLKGVRGHLATITSAEESDFLNRNFHLESLWIGASDAAIEGEWRWVVGPEAGELFWLGAADGQALGYANWGGNEPNGFTPDEDYAEFNSLTTAVQGTWNDYTSVQDPNRFLVEFSVVPEPSSYALLTIGGAALAIYARQRRRRT; encoded by the coding sequence GTGCCCGCAGTCGCGACCTGGGACGACGCCCGAGCGGCGGCGGAATCGTTCACCCTCAAGGGAGTTCGGGGCCACCTGGCGACGATCACGTCCGCCGAGGAAAGCGATTTTTTGAATCGCAATTTTCATCTAGAGTCGCTGTGGATTGGCGCGTCCGACGCCGCGATCGAAGGCGAGTGGCGCTGGGTCGTGGGTCCGGAGGCCGGCGAGTTGTTCTGGCTGGGCGCGGCCGACGGCCAAGCACTTGGCTATGCCAACTGGGGAGGCAATGAGCCGAACGGATTCACCCCTGACGAGGACTACGCAGAGTTCAATTCACTTACTACCGCGGTTCAGGGAACCTGGAACGACTACACATCGGTGCAAGACCCCAACCGGTTTCTCGTTGAATTCTCCGTTGTCCCCGAGCCCAGCAGCTACGCCCTGCTCACCATCGGCGGAGCGGCGCTGGCGATCTATGCCCGCCAGCGTCGACGTCGCACTTGA